In Lathyrus oleraceus cultivar Zhongwan6 chromosome 2, CAAS_Psat_ZW6_1.0, whole genome shotgun sequence, the DNA window aattcaaaatatttttttttccttttgacTTGTGAATGCAAAAAAGAACGTCCACAGTGAAATCCCCAAGCAGAGAGTAAGTTGTGAAGTGTTGGATGTTGGAACTCAATGTTCCCCAGCAAAGTGTTAAGCCTGGATTTTCTATCAAGCTTTAAAATAAACAGTCAAGCTTTTTCAACGATCTTCATTATCCCCGATGGAAGCTGCAAATTTTGATGATGTCCCCGGAAGAATCACTTTGAAGGTTTTCCTGACCAATCTACACCCGTCCTTGAGAAATTGGAACCCTGCAGTAAGACCTTTGCTCTATCAAAGGTTCACATTTCATCCCCAAACGAAGCATCTTCCTCTCCCCATAGAGAATTGGACCTCGTGACGAGACTTTTCTCCTTTGATAACCTTTAACTTATCTCCAGTGATGTTTTCCACCTTAATGAGACTAGCCAAGCTCATGTTGAGCTATGAAACATATTATGTCCCCAACGTGTCTGTTTTGTCTGTTTTTTGTCAGCATAAACATAACATGCATACATGCATATacacatacatacatatatatcATGAATAACCAAACTCACATCCATTTTGAATTCCTTGATGACACTTACCTCGATTTTTTTGACTATGTTCATCCTTGGGTGTTATGTTTCCTTCCCCATAGGAGTCGTCAACCTTAACCAGAGAGTTTatatcctttctaattccccactgAGTTCATTCCTCATGGAAAATGATTACTTTAGTTGTCCTTTTCCATATTTGGATAGGATAAAATCCCAATTGATCTTCATTCCCCATTGGTAGAGTCTTGATTGATTATTTTCTCTCTAGTTGTTCCTGGAGTGAGCCAAATATTTGGAAATTAATGGTGAATCTATCTAGGTTGTTAAACCTAGATCGAGAGTGCATGTATTTTGCACTGTCTCCCTAGGAGAAAAATCTTCGTTATTGCCAGTGAAGACATATCCTTTTCCCCAGTATGGACATAAGTGGTTATCTCTTTTGAGAAGCTTGTCTATCTCGGAGGAATTATAAACATAGAAGTTTTCTTCCATTAGATGGTTTTCTTTCCAGCGAAGTTTGATGAAGACTTCCAACAGGTACCtgtctctttatttgagaagccTATTTCATGATCTCTGATCCCTAGTAAGTAACTGTCTTTTCCCGAGAAGCTTATTCTATTTCTAGACGCCCACTTTGGATAACAAATGGCAATCTCTTTTTGAGAAGTTTGTTTATCCCCAATGAAGTTATCAATATATCAAACGTTCTTTCCAACAAATGGCCATCTCCCAAGAAAATTTCACCAGAGAAGTTTGTTGAAGACTACTACAAGCACCTTTCTTTTATCACAGGACTTTATATCCCCGGTAAGGTGTTCTGTTACAAGAACTTATATCACCAGTGAGGTTTTAATCATAACCAATGGTACTTTCCCCAGTAAATCATGGTGGAAGTCTATTGAAGATCCTTACTGTAattttctctttatttgagaatTCTAGTTTTTTATAAGATTAATTGACCCGCATCCTTCGAAGATCCCCGATGAAGTTACTTCTCTTTCCCCAACAAGTGCTTTTTAGGAGCTTCTTCATTGATCCTTTCCGAGAGAAAGACTTGGTTAAAGAAGAAACCAAGGCCCGTTCGCTAGCTTATGACCCGAATTGTGGATAGATTTATTTTGCCTTTTCTAAGTGGAATACTTAAGTAAAGAAGAAACTGAATCATGTTTTGATCATGTAAGCTTATTTGGACTCGTTATTTGAACAGGCGGTCATatctacctttgagaaacctgttgtGAAAGCCAAAACTTGTTATTTAAATAGATGGTCATCTCTACCTTTGATAAACCTGTTGCAAAgatatttcctcagtgaagtgTACTTTTATTTGGACTCGTTATTTGAACATGCGGTCATCTCTATCTTTAAGAAACCTATTACGATCCAATATATTTCTAACAAGACGATTACCTTTGCTTAGGCTACCACATGTTTGGTAGTAGGTAATATACCCCTCCTTGAGCTACCCTATTGTTTAAGCTGCCCCGTGATTAGTAGTCAGTGGTCTCATTCCCTAGTAGGGTTGATAATCTCATCCCCTTAGAGCCATCACCCCTTCCTCAGTTGAAGTCACGATCCTTTGGAATGATTTATTCCCCAGGAAGCCCTGATCCATTGGAATTTGCAAATCTCATTCCTCAGCTAAAGTTGTAATCTTTTCCTTAGTGGAATTTCCTTTTGTCTGTTCCCACAATGGTGTTCCTTTATCCCTGTGTGTTTTCTCAACTAATATTACTCCCCCATGACATTGTTCCTCACAGAATTCTTGAGTCccgcatgcatatcatatcataagcatttgttggcctcttagggacaaaaattaTGCATGTTTGTATTTAAGTCTCTCCAATCATGTCGAGATGAAAATTCCAATATTCATAGATCTAAActgaagaaacttaaataggggcatctatcataccctaattttcaatCCTAAGATCCCaccatcatttgtatcatttgcatgacatctagcatctttgcattactaacctattgaaaatccaaaaagattttctactttgtttgtcttaagctagggttttgcaccaagagCTTTTAAAGATTGATAaatcaagacttggcatgagttccaacatttcaaactcctcaccCTTACCAAGTTATCAAGTGACTTCCATCAACAAGAATCAAGTTCAAGATCATTCTatctcaaattcatcaaggcCAGAGTTCATCTGATACCCTCAACTAGGGTTTTGACCCAAAGTCACCTAGTTGACTTTTTAGCTGAGGCATGATCCCAAAGCTTGAAGTATGacttaaagacttcaaatacataATAAGTGATCCATTCACATCATCAAATGTGCCCAAGAGATCCCATTCATTAAAGATTGCACGAattggattcatctgatacaaagtCAAGCGaggcaaagtcaaagtttgacttttgacatttttggtcaaccatggacttctcaactcaaggatcatgaaaatatttttgatggATGCATTTGATAAAGAGAAAATAAGAAATtggaggttacttgcaaaaaaggcaagatttggttttgtaaacttttctaagttatgaaaaaaatacatgttcaagtacatagctttccaaggccataacttgtgatccaAGCCACCATTTTATTTGCTCCAATGATCAGATTAAAGGTCTTACTTCATATTAAAATTTGTCCTTGATGATTGATTCCCAAAAATGCAAGGATTTTAAGTTATGAATCCATGAAGTTGGTACCATAAAAttgaaacacttagaaaaaatttcaaccaAATCTGCCTTTAAAAAATGACTTACTTGATCATCATTTTTCACCATGATCCACATTGATTTAAGGAAATatcccaacatgaaagttgtagaggGTGGTCTTagatttccaaaaattccaagagtgtgaaattatcatatttgatctaggagtttcgaagagatgaagttaGCTCTCCAAATCTAAATTTTGGTCATTTTCATGGCAAGTTCATCATGCAACCTTGAGCCAAAGCTACATAATCTTACTTTGGAGGCTATCTTGTTTTTAAATCTCACTCTAATCAGAAGatcacacacacttttgagccattatccaagcaaccaagccattacacaatgaatcattccatttttggcataaaGGTTACACTTCCATTTATGTAAAGTGGCTTTAACCTAACATTAAGTACCATTGTGCTCCCAAATGGCTTTGGTTCTGAGACATACCAACTATAAACCTCAAGTAAACTCTTACACTTCAGACAAAGCTCAACAAAACAGTACATGCACCCCATGCTTTTGCCATGCTTCCCACTTGGTGTTATAAGAAAgaaccaagcaagcaagcaaacCAGTACAAGCCACAATTATTTTATGATATCTGAAGCTTCTTGAACCCTCAAGGATCACTATAAATAGAGGATAAAGCCTCATCTATCCACACATCAAGCTCACCAAGCAAAACTTCATTTTTGCAAGCTTTTGACCTTAACCTGTATTTCTCTCATCTTGCTCGTGCATTCTGCCAACCAAGGATTCCAATCACCTTCTGGGAGTTCATAAGCATTAGGAGGAGCATCAAATAGTAGCTGGAAGTGGTATTGAAGAGGAATTGGACCTTGCTCCAATAGGTATATTCTTGCACTTTGAAACTCATTCATCATTTCCATGTGATTTCTGAAGCAAATATGTAGCATTTATTGTGTTAAGGTCGATCGTTAACTCACATGCCATTTATCTTGCTGTTTATGTGAATTTAAATTGCATGAAACCTAAAGTTTCAGTTCTGGTTTTGGCCTTCGTGCATCTTCATCTTTGAGTATTAGCTAAAACCTATCGTACCATTGTGTTCCTTACATTTTTCTAAGCAATTTTGatctttatttcatgaaaaatggttgagaaatgagagagatatgattgaTGGAAGATTTGAAAAATAATGAAAGTAAAAAAACGAAAATAAGAAGCTAGAGGTTGAAGAAGATGCTGACATGACATGGAAAAGTCAAACCAGACGCgtttttataatatatatataattcctTGTGTTATAATAAACGGATTTATAGCCACCCCAGTGGTAGAAGTGCGCGCCCTAAGTCACCTACAACCAAAAGGTTTGGTATATGAATCCCCCATGCCCCAaactttgttttttatttttccaaacaatgcatggaaccccaaggacgtgggttcgaacctggccagtgtaatgtttattttttctcacttgttaaatgtttatttttcttcataacttcaaatatccataacttcatgatcccttaacatttttgacccattctttttTCCATGTattcatgagaatgtctattttatgattCTATAAAAAAGCCCAAAAAATAATATATGTTTTGACCATTTTTATTAGGTAGAAAACTAGTTCATTTTAGGTTGTTTTTAGGCCTTTTAATggattttcttttattgtttcATTATTCTAAGTGATCATAGATGTTTGTGTGACCAATGTATATTTGTTTAGGTCTTGTTTGATATTGGTAGAATTTTGTTTGCTTAAACATGATCATATTTTTCGCATTATACCATGATTAAATGGCCTTGTTTTAAAATATTAGTGATTGATTATTTAGATGAAACTTAGGGTTTTGTTTAGATGAATCTTTTGAAGCATCTTGATGCATGATTAGGGTTTCCACTTAAGCttggtcttatcatgaactttgattcaagtttaatgtttattttgtgaatacttataatgtgatgcatgtttgacctaaattgatTCATGTTGTGTTTATCATGTACCAATGAGTGCCTTTACCATGTCaaatatgattttgtcttcaccatcaatgtgttgtgtcttgtgatgttatgtgaaacttcgtcatgtcttgtttatgtttatctcaatgcctaaaaatcatgatcaatattgtcatccataccacactcaccttgtgattgccattgtatttagccatattttgtgccttaatgttaatgcatgttcaaccttgttattgtttatatccaagggaaaggaATCACGAAATTCTTGCcattttgcatgtgtgtgttcATTTGCATCCTATACAACTTTGCTTCCCCTTAATCCAAAACTTCTAGATACAATCTTAGGTTCCCCTGAATGTAAACCTTaggatctctctctctctctctctctctctctctctctctctctctctctccttcttataaccacttttataataaactttgacttaggtaattgttttcccttttatttcttaatcaaatacTTCAAAACACTTTagcatattcaaagatcttttcataagacctaaaaaacacaaacttaattcaaacccttttgccactttggcttttccatgtttaaaaccttttcataaaaggattagacacgggtcatccctagttgagatttaaatatcctaccccataacattgttgagattgatattgattcttttccatttgaGAGAGGTATGTGGTATACTTATTGATTAtatatccaagtgagagcccttctttcaatttgatgcaatgatctatcttccacatgtttgtggtggtttaaaagtgagttttctccttaagatgacaatttgtctctttctcataaaatcaaccccaacaaatccctTCTTATTTTTaaacccgaactacgaggttttgatcattcacgggtacgtaggcataatactcaatgtctttccaaattatcaaacaataaaaagatgttctttttctcatctccccaatcaaatatcaaataattttaaaccaaacacatatatttaaaaggtttctgtagagtactacagattATTAGGGTGTTAATATCTTCCCTTTTCATAACATACCTCCGTATCTTAGAATCTGCCCCCCTTTTGTTGTGTttaagtttaatcttctagctttacatatacatattgggttattttttaatcttttccccttcccttggataaattaaagttcggtggtgatattttgattcatgagtcaagtctaatCAATAGCTTAGTCTCCGATTCTTCGTCGCGACAATGATTGTATGATTAAAGGATAACTTAAAAGAATTGATTGATATTATTTATACTAACAAACAAGCATTTCTTTCTTCCGCTCTCATATTATAATAACTCTATTATAGAGTGTGCTTCAAGGTGTTTGGACATGGAACATTACCAATTTAATATACATAAGCAATACTTCTAGTTCTGTTTTGGATGCCTACAAGAATTTTGATTCTACTTTGCTGGGTATCAGACCTATAAGGGATAAGAGCGACTCTTTTGTGTGGTGAAGGGTTTCACTTGGTTTTTCGGTTAGATCTGCTTATGAAACTATTCATAATAGCAACCAAGTTTCTCCTCCTCTTGATATCAATAAGGAGAAATTTTTTAAGACTCTTTGGGCTTCTAACATTCCAAGCAACATTCTTTTCTTTGTCTGAAGGCTTTTTCTTGGTAGATTGCAAACACGTGCCGAATTAGCTAAGAGTGATATTTTATCGGGGCAACATAACTTGGTGTGCCCATTTTGTTTAGGGCCAGAGGAATCTCATGCTCATCTATTTCTTCTTTTTCCGATAGCGAGTTCAGTTTGGCGGATCATCTTGGATTGGTTGAATTTGAATTCAAATATGCTTTTTGTTTGTTTAGACGACAACTTACtgcattatattgatcaagttAAAGGGTGTTTGCCAAAAAAGTTTCATTTCCTCTTCTGATTATCTACAGTTTAGACTATTTGGTTGGTCAGGAACGATGTCCTTTTCAAATGAATCATTAGAGGCTTTGTTGATAATGTGTTTGTTTTTTAAAAACCTCTCTTAAAATTAGTTAGATACTAGAACCAAAAGATGTTTATCAATAAATATATTTGATTGGTTCTCTTATTCGTTATCCACTTTTGATTAATGTAGTTTGTTGATTTTGTTTTTTGTTGGCTTGTCTTTCGAGAACTTTCTTTTTGTGTTTTTCTTTTGTCTTCGGGATAAGCACCATAATGCTTGATTTAATACATTCTCCTTaacttcaaatcaatttttttgtaacaaaagaaagaaaaatagGCAGGCTGGCAACAGCAAAAGAGAAATGCAACAACAGTTAAAGAAGAAGGTTCCATTAGCAAGCAAAACATCACATCACAGATTCACCAAAAACTCACATCTTCTTCATCTGATTCCTCTTTCTTCTACACTCTATTCAATTCAATCCATTGCTCATGTCTTCCGTCAAGCAAAACCAACCACAACCCTCATGCCACACTCTCTTCTCTCTTCGTGGCTCACTCCTAACCCTCGCAATCCTCACCCTTCTCTCATTCACATACCTTTCCCTCAAATATACCACCCCTTCATCTCAggtaaacaaaatcaaaatcaaacCCCAACCCATTTCcaaatttttcattttttgatTACCCTTTTGgttttttgttttgtttcttAGGTGACAGCGTCAGTTGGGAAGGTTGTGGATGCAGGAAGAAGCGAGGAAGTTGaagatgctgatgatgatgaatttgggGATGTGTATCACTCGCCACGCGTTTTCAAGTTGAATTTTGCGGAGATGGAGAAGAGGTTCAAGGTTTATATATACCCAGATGGGGATTCTAAAACTTTTTATCAGACTCCGAGGAAGCTTACGGGAAAGTATGCTAGTGAGGGGTATTTCTTTCAGAATATTAGGGAGAGTCGTTTTCGGACTCTTGATCCTGATCAGGCTCATCTCTTTTTCATTCCCATTTCATGTCACAAGATGCGTGGCAAGGTATAATAATCACTACATATTGTTTGTTGCATTTCAGATTCATTTGCGATGTTGTGCTTTATTGCTCAACGAATGCATTGCAATTTTGTGGGAAATCGCTCTTAAATGCAATTTTAATTGCAGTTGTGGTATCATTGCATAGACATAAGTTATCTTGATCATTGTGATCTCGGCATGGGCCTTTTGTTATTAGAACAAAACTTACAACTCGATCCTTATGTCTTGTGGTTTGGATCTTTTATGTTACGAAGATTCGTGGTCAAATGCAGCCTCAGTTGCAGTTGCATTGTGGTATCAGCAACATGGAAAATTGTTATGCTGTGGTCCAGGATCGGGGTTTCAGACCTTTATTTAAAACCCTATTTCCCACTAAACATATACCAAAAACTGCCGTAGATTGCTTTCCACCAATTCGAAGGGGTGCGTTGTGTTAAATGTAGAGTATTTTGCATCTGTTTAGTGAAAAATTGTATCTATCGTAAGTCGTAACTGTGTGTACTGTACCTAAGTTTTATACTTGTAAAACCCCACGCCCGAGATGGAAATAATTGATTATTTGTTCGTGATGTGTTGCCAAGAGGGCTGTAAATTTACCGCTAAAAGGAAATGATAAGTAGTACAAAAGTTTTAGAATGTTTAGCTTGGATGGTTAAGTGCCTACTTCTAGGTGGAATTTAGTGAATCTCATGCTTGGATATTATGCAGGGCACATCTTATGAGAATATGACCATAATTGTACAAAATTACGTGGAGAGCTTGATATCCAAGTATCCTTATTGGAACAGAACATTGGGTGCCGATCATTTCTTTGTCACTTGTCATGACGTTGGTGTGAGGGCAACAGAAGGACTTCCATTACTTGTGAAGAATTCCATTCGAGCAGTGTGTTCCCCCAGCTATGATGTTGGATTCATTCCACACAAAGATGTTGCTCTCCCTCAAGTGCTACAGCCATTTGCTCTTCCAGCTGGAGGGAATGATGTAGAAAATAGGTGAATCTTTTTAAGAGTTTCATTTTTTTTGCCTCTTCCAATTAGTTAGGTCCTGGATAGTACATTATGGCGAGAGTTTCTATAATGATCTATAGTTGCACTTTAGTATTCTATTCGTCACTTCAATTTCAAATTTTGTTGGACTTGGGTTAACATTAACAACCTCTGGATCGCAATATCTTCTTTAAAGTAATAATAACTACTTTCAAAGAGCCGAAGACATGAAAAAAAAGTGTTTTTTTTGCGATTTATCATCTCAAACCTATTTTGCAATTCAGTATTTCGAAGCAGATGATTTATTTCCTGtaaaacataatatgaaaaaGTAATAGAGAATTGGGATTCTTTGATGATTTGTTTCATACAACAACAAAGTTCTCTTCCCGCTAGGTGAGGATATTTTATTTCACAAGATAATAAATAATTGTAAAACTACATTGTTGATATATAATTTGTTCTAGAAGATCAATATTCAATAAAAAATAGTTCTACATGCCATTGTGAAAATTTGATAAATTTGTGCTTTGCAGGACTAGTCTTGGATTTTGGGCTGGTCATCGTAACTCTAAAATTAGAGTTATTCTAGCGCGTGTATGGGAAAATGACACAGAACTTGACATTTCAAATAACCGAATTAGTAGGGCTACTGGGCATCTAGTGTACCAGAAAAGATTTTACAGGAGTAAGTTTTGTATATGCCCTGGTGGATCACAGGTTAACAGTGCTCGAATAGCAGACTCTATTCATTATGGATGCATACCTGGTAAGTTATACTATCTGATATTTTTTAAACTTTTCTTTTTGTGGTTGCTTATATTGAGCTTCTCACAAGTTTTGGTTCAGTTATAACTGGTTTATCCAATGTACTAGAAGTTCAATCACGGATATTGAGCTTGTTTATAAAACGGGTTCAAGTTCTTGAAACGGTTTAGATAATGAAGTTTTTTGTGGGGCAGTCTGGCTATTAGCTTGGTTTACCATTTGTTACGTTTTTATGGTTCTTTTTGGCACACCTCATGGAATATAGAATTTCCACAATCGGAACTGATAGGTGTGACCAATTCTGTGGCAATCACTACAGCATGCAATCTTTCCGTTTTTGAAATTTCTTTTTTGGGCTTAAAATAACACTCAACCCCATTGACCCTCAAAAACAGAAGTGCATCAAGTTTTGATAGCTGTTCCTGTGTTCATCCGTTACCTTTTCCAGCTCCTGCTCGTGTTCATCCATTAGAACCACTAACTGCAGTATTAACCCAAAAAGAATTGACTATGTGACTTCATTGAAATGTCAAGACCAACCTTCTTGGAGTTCTTATTCCCGTCTTGCTTATGACTAACCTTTCTTTACACCCTTCTTGACACAGAGAGCATTGGAAACAAATTTATGACCTTTCACCCATCCAAACATTAAGCAAGGTTGAAGCAGTGTTGTCAATCACAGATTGCAGAAAAAACAGTTTGTTAAAGCTTTGTTACGTACAGTGTCGTAGCGCTTCTATAATTGCTATCTGACAACAATTTGTACTGAATAGCGTTTCATGGAACAATAGTGATTTGTTCAACTTCCACTATGCTGTAACCACCATTTGACAACACTGGGTCGAAATACTTCATTATTGGGTGATAATTAATCTCAAATTCAGTAGAATCTCACTTATCGAATTGCACGTCTACTTCTGCCTCAGTTGTTACACGAGTGACATTTGAACTATAACTTAGTTGAATGAGTTACCATTATGTGTTATACTTTTGACTCGGATGTTCTGGCTTTAAGGATCGGGCTGGCATGTACGAGTCTTTAGACAACCAACCGTGTAACCGACCTGACCTCAAATTGTTAATGTTATTTTGCAGTGATATTATCAAATTACTATGACCTTCCTTTTAATGATATTCTTGACTGGAGAAAATTTGCTGTTGTACTCAAGGAAAGTGATGTATATCAGCTTAAACAAATCCTCAAAAAAATATCACAGGCCGAGTTTGTTGTACTTCATAATAATTTAGTCAAGGTAATCCTCTCATTACTTTATTTCAAGAAATATTTCAATGTCATATGCTTAAATTGTACACTGGAACTTATCATTTTTTATGTTGTTCGAAAAGTCATCAGTATGTAAAGTTGGTATATATAACCCAAAAAAATAAATTACActtaaaattttgaaaaattaaaagAGTTTTAAAAGCTATGCAATTACTGTGTAAACTTTTTTTGCATAATCGTATGGTGGAACTCACAAGAAAGTTATGTCATGTTTTATCAGATTCAGAAACACTTCCAGTGGAATTCACCTCCAGTGAGATATGATGCTTTCCATATGGTTATGTATAACCTCTGGTTACGCCATCACACCATCCAATACTGATTCTAAGTGCTCGTCTGTTTTTGCGGATCAATGTCCAAGTGCACGCCAGGATCAAACCTACAGTTGTAGCTTCTGTTAAATCGCGGTCAATTGGCATACGAATGCCAGTTGAGTGTATCTAGAAGTGAAACTAAACAAGCCCCAAAGACTCACTCTTATCCTGTATACACCCTACTTAGCAATCCAGAGAGGCACTGTAAATAACTACATTACTGTTTTATATGTAACGGCTAATTTTTCAATATTCTTGCATCCACATTTTTGTATCATTATCACTTATTTGCTGAGGCTTTTTGTTGCGTTGAAAATTATGGCAGGTGCAATTGTTAGTGTTCGAAATTGAAACTAAATTAACATTGGTTTGTTTGAATATTAACTATACTAAATCATAGTAAAGTATACATAGATGATTCGGTTTAACTGAAGTGTAACAACACTGTAGTGAACCATAACAGATTTGTCTGTTTCCAGACAAATTGTGTGGTTCACATCTGTAAAAGTGAATTTTAAATTTGAGATTCACCAATAATCTTTACAGGAACATCTCCCTCCTTTAAAATGATGGAATCTCTTTGCATCTCTAGCAATTATATCTCTCCCAGTAAATAAAGAAACAAATTTGATCCAACTGTGGCAGTCCCCACAAACTCTAAGATTCTTGAAAATTCTGATAGCAGTACTCCTACTACAAGTCTTCCATAAAGCAAAAGCTATAGCTAGTTTTTCACTGTGATAATATAAAGAACTAATCTttttctcttcctccaaatcctGCAACACAAATTTGGTATCAGGGTTATAACCCAAAGTTTTAACCTTCTCTATTAATTCATGCAACATTTCCAAAATCTCATGAGCTCTTGGGTGAGATAAATCTCCTGCCATAAAAGTATGAACCTCTCGATCGATATCAACCCAACTCACTGCAGGACTTTTCTTTAACCTCAAATCTCTTATCGTGCTTTTCATCTCAATCACATTGTCCCATTTTCCAGCTGAAGCATAAATATTTGTTAAGAGAATATGGGTTCCTCCGTCCCTGGGAGCGTGATCAAGCATTTTTGCCATAAATTTCTCTGCCATCTCTACCTCTCCATGAATCTTGCATGCATTTAGCAGTGTCCTCCATAATATTGCATCTGGATTTTTCACCTCCTCTATCAACATTGCAGCCTCTTCAAATCTCCTAGCTCGTCCTAACAAATCAATCATACAAGTAAAATGGTCTCTTGTCAACTCAATATTGTGGTTATTCCTAATGAAAGCAAAAATTTGACAACCTTCTTCAACTAATCCTGCATTGTTACAGGCCAAGAGAATGCTAATGAATGTTACACCATTCGGTGCAAGTCCTAATATTTTCATTCTTTCAAATAGTTGAAGCGCTTCATGCCCAAAACCGTTTTGCGCATAAGCATAAATCATTGAATTGAAGGATATTACATCTAATTCGGTCAATAAATCAAAAACAGAACTTGCCTTTTCTACATTTCCACATTTTCCATACAAATGAATCAGTGCAGCATCAGCATACTTATTTCCATCAACTCCTAGTTTCATTGTTACAGCATGAATCTGTTCCCCTACTTCAAGCATTGCAATGCTAGAACAAGCATGAAGAATACTAGATAATGTGAAATGATTCGGAATCACTGAACAACGAATCATTTCCCTAAATACCGACACAGCAACCTCCTCTCTCCCGTTCTGCACAAGACCAACTATAAAAGATGTCCAAGTCACATGGCTTGCATAGTTAAGCTGATTAAATACCTTGATGGAATCCTCAACCAAACTGCATTTTGAATACATAGTAAGAAGTGAAGTCTGTGATGCAATAACAGATTCCAAACCTGACTTAACAACAAGACCATGAATCAACTTACCATTAA includes these proteins:
- the LOC127118958 gene encoding probable glycosyltransferase At5g03795; translated protein: MSSVKQNQPQPSCHTLFSLRGSLLTLAILTLLSFTYLSLKYTTPSSQVTASVGKVVDAGRSEEVEDADDDEFGDVYHSPRVFKLNFAEMEKRFKVYIYPDGDSKTFYQTPRKLTGKYASEGYFFQNIRESRFRTLDPDQAHLFFIPISCHKMRGKGTSYENMTIIVQNYVESLISKYPYWNRTLGADHFFVTCHDVGVRATEGLPLLVKNSIRAVCSPSYDVGFIPHKDVALPQVLQPFALPAGGNDVENRTSLGFWAGHRNSKIRVILARVWENDTELDISNNRISRATGHLVYQKRFYRSKFCICPGGSQVNSARIADSIHYGCIPVILSNYYDLPFNDILDWRKFAVVLKESDVYQLKQILKKISQAEFVVLHNNLVKIQKHFQWNSPPVRYDAFHMVMYNLWLRHHTIQY
- the LOC127118957 gene encoding pentatricopeptide repeat-containing protein At5g65570, with amino-acid sequence MNLYTSIIAQCAHKKSLTTLKAVHTHIIKSGSLFSFFGHKLIDAYIKCGIIAEARKLFDELPNRHIVTWNSMISSHVKCGETNEAVELYKNMLFDGVLPDAYTFSAIFKAFSELGVLRYGQKAHGLAVVLGFEVSDGFVASSIVDMYAKFDKMKDARLVFDRVLDKDVVLFTALIVGYNQHDLDGEALEVFEDMVGRRIKPNEYTLASILVSCGNLGDLVNGKLIHGLVVKSGLESVIASQTSLLTMYSKCSLVEDSIKVFNQLNYASHVTWTSFIVGLVQNGREEVAVSVFREMIRCSVIPNHFTLSSILHACSSIAMLEVGEQIHAVTMKLGVDGNKYADAALIHLYGKCGNVEKASSVFDLLTELDVISFNSMIYAYAQNGFGHEALQLFERMKILGLAPNGVTFISILLACNNAGLVEEGCQIFAFIRNNHNIELTRDHFTCMIDLLGRARRFEEAAMLIEEVKNPDAILWRTLLNACKIHGEVEMAEKFMAKMLDHAPRDGGTHILLTNIYASAGKWDNVIEMKSTIRDLRLKKSPAVSWVDIDREVHTFMAGDLSHPRAHEILEMLHELIEKVKTLGYNPDTKFVLQDLEEEKKISSLYYHSEKLAIAFALWKTCSRSTAIRIFKNLRVCGDCHSWIKFVSLFTGRDIIARDAKRFHHFKGGRCSCKDYW